A stretch of Janibacter endophyticus DNA encodes these proteins:
- the coaA gene encoding type I pantothenate kinase, with the protein MSHAPVVSPFVDLDRSAWARLRENHPMNLSAEDIARVQGLGDRVDLDEVEEVYLPLSRLLHFYVEATYGLHLATSEFLGERPGRTPFVIGVAGSVAVGKSTTARILQELLSRWPHTPHVELVTTDGFLYPNAELERRGLLQRKGFPESYDRRKLLRFVADVKAGRAEVRAPVYSHLTYDIVPGEKIVVRKPAVLIVEGLNVLQPPRVDAHGRSGLAVSDFFDFSVYVDATVANIREWYVSRFLSLRATAFADPASYFHRYAQLTDEEARETALGIWARINEPNLRDNVQPSRSRATLILTKSANHEVSRIRLRKV; encoded by the coding sequence GTGTCGCACGCCCCCGTCGTCTCCCCCTTCGTCGATCTCGACCGGTCTGCGTGGGCGCGGCTGCGCGAGAACCACCCGATGAACCTCAGCGCGGAGGACATCGCGCGGGTGCAGGGTCTGGGCGACCGCGTCGACCTCGACGAGGTCGAGGAGGTCTACCTCCCGCTCTCCCGGCTGCTGCACTTCTACGTCGAGGCGACCTACGGACTCCACCTCGCGACGAGCGAGTTCCTCGGCGAGCGCCCGGGACGCACCCCCTTCGTCATCGGGGTCGCCGGCTCGGTGGCCGTCGGCAAGTCGACCACCGCCCGCATCCTCCAGGAGCTGCTGAGCCGCTGGCCGCACACGCCGCACGTCGAGCTCGTGACGACCGACGGCTTCCTCTACCCCAACGCCGAGCTCGAGCGGCGGGGCCTGCTGCAGCGCAAGGGGTTCCCGGAGAGCTACGACCGCCGCAAGCTGCTGCGCTTCGTCGCCGACGTCAAGGCCGGGCGCGCGGAGGTCCGCGCCCCCGTCTACTCGCACCTGACCTACGACATCGTCCCCGGCGAGAAGATCGTCGTCCGCAAGCCGGCGGTGCTCATCGTCGAGGGGCTCAACGTGCTGCAGCCACCCCGGGTCGACGCGCACGGGCGCTCGGGGCTGGCGGTCAGCGACTTCTTCGACTTCTCGGTCTACGTCGACGCGACCGTCGCCAACATCCGGGAGTGGTACGTCTCCCGCTTCCTGTCGCTGCGCGCGACGGCCTTCGCCGACCCCGCCTCGTACTTCCACCGGTACGCGCAGCTCACCGACGAGGAGGCTCGCGAGACGGCGCTGGGGATCTGGGCGCGGATCAACGAGCCCAACCTGCGCGACAACGTCCAGCCGTCACGCAGCCGGGCGACGCTCATCCTCACGAAGAGCGCGAACCACGAGGTGAGCCGGATCCGCCTGCGGAAGGTCTGA
- a CDS encoding PhoH family protein: MTLPSVEQGTCTYVLDTSVLLSDPRAILRFKEHEVVLPVVVITELEGKRHHPELGYFARTALRLLDDLRVSVGRLDALIQVSPDGGTLRVELNHTDPSALPAGFRLGDNDTRILAVAKNLADEGHKVTIVSKDLPMRVKASAVGLDAQEYRAEQSSIDSGWTGVADLALSAEDVDALYEHARIEHPDVAEMPCHTGLRLTSPRGSALGRVTPDRQIRLVRGDRDAFGLHGRSAEQRIALDLLLDPDVGIVSLGGSAGTGKSALALCAGLEAVMERRQHRKVVVFRPLYAVGGQELGYLPGSENEKMGPWAQAVFDTLGALVSKEVVEEVMDRDMLEVLPLTHIRGRSLHDAYVIVDEAQSLERNVLLTVMSRIGQNSKIVLTHDVAQRDNLRVGRHDGVAAVIERLKGHPLFAHVTLTRSERSPIAALVTDLLEGGEI, translated from the coding sequence GTGACGCTGCCCAGCGTCGAGCAGGGCACGTGCACCTACGTGCTCGACACCTCGGTGCTGCTCTCCGACCCGCGAGCGATCCTGCGCTTCAAGGAGCACGAGGTCGTGCTCCCTGTCGTCGTCATCACCGAGCTCGAGGGCAAGCGTCACCACCCCGAGCTCGGCTACTTCGCCCGGACCGCCCTTCGCCTCCTCGACGACCTCCGGGTCTCCGTCGGCCGGCTCGACGCCCTGATCCAGGTGAGCCCCGACGGCGGGACGCTGCGCGTCGAGCTCAACCACACCGACCCCTCCGCGCTGCCCGCCGGCTTCCGGCTCGGCGACAACGACACCCGCATCCTCGCGGTGGCCAAGAACCTCGCCGACGAGGGCCACAAGGTGACGATCGTCAGCAAGGACCTCCCGATGCGGGTCAAGGCCTCGGCCGTCGGCCTCGACGCGCAGGAGTACCGCGCCGAGCAGTCGAGCATCGACTCGGGCTGGACCGGCGTCGCCGACCTCGCGCTCTCGGCCGAGGACGTCGACGCGCTCTACGAGCACGCGCGGATCGAGCATCCCGATGTCGCGGAGATGCCGTGCCACACGGGCCTGCGGCTCACCTCCCCGCGGGGGAGCGCCCTGGGCCGGGTGACGCCGGACCGCCAGATCCGCCTCGTCCGCGGCGACCGCGACGCCTTCGGCCTGCACGGCCGCAGCGCCGAGCAGCGCATCGCCCTCGACCTCCTGCTCGACCCCGACGTCGGCATCGTCAGCCTCGGCGGCAGCGCCGGCACCGGCAAGAGCGCCCTGGCGCTGTGCGCCGGGCTCGAGGCCGTCATGGAGCGGCGCCAGCACCGCAAGGTCGTCGTCTTCCGCCCGCTCTACGCCGTCGGCGGCCAGGAGCTGGGCTACCTGCCGGGCTCGGAGAACGAGAAGATGGGGCCCTGGGCGCAGGCCGTCTTCGACACCCTCGGGGCGCTCGTCTCCAAGGAGGTCGTCGAGGAGGTCATGGACCGCGACATGCTCGAGGTCCTGCCCCTGACCCACATCCGCGGGCGCTCGTTGCACGACGCGTACGTCATCGTCGACGAGGCGCAGAGCCTCGAGCGCAACGTCCTGCTCACCGTGATGTCGCGCATCGGGCAGAACTCCAAGATCGTGCTCACCCATGACGTCGCCCAGCGCGACAACCTCCGCGTCGGGCGGCACGACGGGGTCGCCGCGGTCATCGAGCGGCTCAAGGGGCACCCCCTCTTCGCCCACGTCACCCTGACCCGCAGCGAGCGCAGTCCCATCGCGGCGCTCGTCACCGACCTCCTCGAGGGAGGGGAGATCTGA
- a CDS encoding isoprenyl transferase: protein MRNPLYAAYEARLAREVARVGVPRHVGMIVDGNRRFAKARGAQTEHGHRAGAANIANFLQWCDEAGVEVVTLWLLSTDNLARSQDELQPLLRIIEGVVSDIAATGRWRVHPAGALDLLPVETAAALRRAAEQTADVDGLVVNVAVGYGGRQEIADAVRSLLRKAAERGETLEDVARSVTTETIADHLYTAGQPDPDLVIRTSGEQRLSGFLLWQSAHSEFYFCEAYWPDFRKVDFLRALRAYGERQRRFGA from the coding sequence GTGCGCAATCCGCTGTACGCGGCGTACGAGGCTCGGCTCGCGCGCGAGGTCGCCCGGGTGGGGGTCCCGCGGCACGTGGGGATGATCGTCGACGGCAACCGCCGCTTCGCCAAGGCGCGGGGGGCCCAGACCGAGCACGGGCACCGGGCCGGGGCGGCGAACATCGCGAACTTCCTCCAGTGGTGCGACGAGGCCGGTGTCGAGGTGGTCACCCTGTGGCTGCTCTCGACGGACAACCTCGCCCGGTCGCAGGACGAGCTCCAGCCGCTGCTGCGGATCATCGAGGGGGTCGTCTCGGACATCGCCGCGACCGGGCGGTGGCGCGTCCACCCGGCGGGCGCCCTCGACCTGCTGCCGGTCGAGACGGCAGCGGCCCTGCGCCGCGCGGCCGAGCAGACCGCCGACGTCGACGGCCTCGTCGTCAACGTCGCCGTGGGGTACGGCGGCCGGCAGGAGATCGCCGACGCCGTGCGCTCGCTGCTCCGCAAGGCCGCCGAGCGCGGCGAGACGCTCGAGGACGTCGCCCGGTCGGTGACGACCGAGACGATCGCCGACCACCTCTACACCGCGGGCCAGCCCGACCCCGACCTCGTCATCCGCACGTCGGGGGAGCAGCGGCTCTCCGGCTTCCTCCTCTGGCAGAGCGCGCACAGCGAGTTCTACTTCTGCGAGGCCTACTGGCCCGACTTCCGCAAGGTCGACTTCCTGCGTGCGCTGCGCGCGTACGGCGAGCGGCAGCGCCGCTTCGGTGCCTGA
- the trhA gene encoding PAQR family membrane homeostasis protein TrhA — MRSEGHDLRERAHDVARDVSEHVDEFVDAVKPHLRGWLHLAMAPLALIGGMVLMSTAPTMKGRIAAFVFTLTAGLLFTTSAVYHRGHWSAKVDALLRRWDHANIFLIIAGSYTPFAMLLPRNQAITLLAIVWSGAILGVLFRVFWIGAPRWLYVPVYMALGWVAVFYIGPLLTHGGALIMGLVVLGGLLYTAGAVVYGLKRPNPSPRWFGFHEIFHALTILAFIAHFAAAALALYGPVAQHA; from the coding sequence ATGCGATCCGAGGGCCACGACCTGCGTGAGCGCGCGCACGACGTGGCGCGAGACGTCTCCGAGCACGTCGACGAGTTCGTCGACGCGGTCAAGCCCCACCTGCGTGGCTGGCTGCACCTCGCGATGGCCCCGCTCGCCCTCATCGGGGGCATGGTCCTCATGAGCACGGCCCCGACGATGAAGGGGCGCATCGCCGCATTCGTCTTCACCCTGACCGCCGGGCTGCTCTTCACGACCTCGGCCGTCTACCACCGGGGCCACTGGTCGGCCAAGGTCGACGCGCTCCTGCGGCGCTGGGACCACGCGAACATCTTCTTGATCATCGCGGGCAGCTACACGCCCTTCGCGATGCTGCTCCCACGCAACCAGGCGATCACGCTGCTCGCGATCGTCTGGTCGGGCGCGATCCTCGGGGTGCTCTTCCGCGTCTTCTGGATCGGGGCTCCGCGCTGGCTCTACGTCCCCGTCTACATGGCGCTCGGCTGGGTCGCCGTCTTCTACATCGGCCCGCTGCTCACGCACGGCGGCGCGCTCATCATGGGCCTCGTCGTCCTCGGCGGGCTGCTCTACACGGCCGGCGCCGTGGTCTACGGCCTCAAGCGACCGAACCCGTCACCGCGGTGGTTCGGGTTCCACGAGATCTTCCATGCCCTGACCATCCTCGCCTTCATCGCGCACTTCGCCGCCGCGGCCCTGGCCCTCTACGGACCGGTCGCGCAGCACGCCTGA
- the mca gene encoding mycothiol conjugate amidase Mca, translating into MAVHAHPDDESSKGAATTAKYVAEGHRVLVVSCTGGERGDVLNPALKDDAHILRDLAQVRRDEMARAIAILGCEHTWLGFVDSGLPEGDPRPPLPVGCFALEDIDTPAEALVREIRRFRPHVMTTYDENGGYPHPDHIMTNRVSVEAFLAAGDPDRYPHAGEPWQPLKLYYNGGFHKERLQTYHQALLERGIESPFEDWLARWEDRPERRISTRIPAAEYFDVRDDALRAHATQVDPDGAFFAVTNDIQAEVWPTDDFELAMAYVETDDDEDDLFAGIDPARADELATSRPTLLRDDRAEPTVKDWR; encoded by the coding sequence ATGGCCGTCCACGCCCATCCCGACGACGAGTCGAGCAAGGGCGCGGCCACCACCGCCAAGTACGTCGCCGAGGGCCACCGTGTCCTCGTCGTCTCCTGCACGGGGGGTGAGCGCGGCGACGTCCTCAACCCCGCGCTCAAGGACGACGCGCACATCCTGCGCGACCTCGCCCAGGTCCGTCGCGACGAGATGGCGCGCGCGATCGCGATCCTCGGGTGCGAGCACACCTGGCTCGGCTTCGTCGACTCCGGCCTGCCCGAGGGGGACCCGCGCCCGCCGCTGCCCGTCGGCTGCTTCGCCCTCGAGGACATCGACACCCCGGCCGAGGCCCTCGTCCGCGAGATCCGTCGCTTCCGCCCGCACGTCATGACGACGTACGACGAGAACGGCGGCTACCCGCACCCCGACCACATCATGACCAACCGGGTCTCCGTCGAGGCCTTCCTCGCGGCGGGCGACCCCGACCGCTACCCGCACGCCGGCGAGCCGTGGCAGCCGCTCAAGCTCTACTACAACGGCGGCTTCCACAAGGAGCGGCTGCAGACCTACCACCAGGCCCTGCTCGAGCGCGGCATCGAGTCCCCCTTCGAGGACTGGCTGGCGCGCTGGGAGGACCGACCGGAGCGACGCATCTCCACCCGCATCCCCGCCGCGGAGTACTTCGACGTCCGCGACGACGCGTTGCGGGCGCACGCCACCCAGGTCGACCCCGACGGCGCGTTCTTCGCCGTGACCAACGACATCCAGGCCGAGGTCTGGCCGACCGACGACTTCGAGCTGGCGATGGCCTACGTCGAGACCGATGACGACGAGGACGACCTCTTCGCCGGCATCGACCCCGCCCGGGCCGACGAGCTCGCGACGAGCCGACCCACCCTCCTGCGCGACGACCGCGCGGAGCCGACCGTGAAGGACTGGCGATGA
- a CDS encoding DUF4307 domain-containing protein, with the protein MSSTPADDPFDEGDDEGASPARSQRFWWVVGSLLVVAATAVVVWFGIEGTRGTVTATDVAFTRQPRQVTMVFDVDRPTGMVVTCHVKALDKSYATVGSVDVEVPASTERSTRQTVEIRTTTQAVTATVDHCRKV; encoded by the coding sequence ATGAGCAGCACCCCCGCCGACGACCCCTTCGACGAGGGCGACGACGAAGGGGCGAGCCCGGCTCGGTCCCAGCGCTTCTGGTGGGTGGTCGGCTCGCTGCTCGTCGTCGCGGCGACGGCCGTCGTCGTGTGGTTCGGCATCGAGGGGACGCGTGGGACGGTCACCGCGACCGACGTCGCCTTCACCCGCCAGCCGCGCCAGGTGACGATGGTCTTCGACGTCGACCGGCCCACGGGCATGGTCGTCACCTGTCACGTCAAGGCGCTCGACAAGAGCTACGCCACCGTCGGGTCCGTCGACGTCGAGGTGCCGGCCAGCACCGAGCGCTCGACCCGGCAGACCGTCGAGATCCGCACGACCACCCAGGCCGTCACGGCCACGGTGGACCACTGCCGCAAGGTCTGA
- the greA gene encoding transcription elongation factor GreA: MSETATKASYLTKDAFDRLQTELRELSGPGRVEIAKRIEAAREEGDLKENGGYHAAKEEQGKMEARIRQLTQILDNATVGEAPPDDGVVEPGMIVTVKLFGDEETFLLGSREIAGESDLDVYSEQSPLGAAINGKQAGETTTYNAPNGKSIEVEIVSAKPYES; this comes from the coding sequence GTGAGCGAGACAGCGACCAAGGCTTCGTACCTGACCAAGGACGCCTTCGACCGCCTCCAGACCGAGCTGCGCGAGCTCTCGGGCCCCGGCCGCGTCGAGATCGCCAAGCGCATCGAGGCGGCCCGCGAGGAGGGCGACCTCAAGGAGAACGGCGGCTACCACGCGGCCAAGGAGGAGCAGGGCAAGATGGAGGCCCGCATCCGCCAGCTGACCCAGATCCTCGACAACGCGACGGTCGGCGAGGCCCCGCCGGACGACGGTGTCGTCGAGCCGGGCATGATCGTCACCGTCAAGCTCTTCGGCGACGAGGAGACCTTCCTCCTCGGCTCCCGCGAGATCGCCGGCGAGAGCGACCTCGACGTCTACTCCGAGCAGTCCCCGCTCGGCGCCGCGATCAACGGCAAGCAGGCCGGCGAGACCACGACCTACAACGCCCCCAACGGCAAGAGCATCGAGGTCGAGATCGTCTCCGCGAAGCCCTACGAGAGCTGA
- the msrA gene encoding peptide-methionine (S)-S-oxide reductase MsrA, with translation MFGFRPTPEMVTPEAALPGRREYPFALPTEHRVLEASPTGPWPEDTEVLFVAMGCFWGAERIMWRLPGVLTTAAGYMGGYTPHPSYEETCTGQTGHTEAVLVAYDPEEIRPEEILKAFWENHDPTTPNRQGNDVGTQYRSAIYWTTPEQEAAVRATHDAFQGELTRHGHGSITTEERPASEAGVFYYAEPYHQQYLDANPGGYCNHGPNGLTCQVGLVRQDEVPAQVDVEPPA, from the coding sequence ATGTTCGGCTTCCGCCCCACGCCCGAGATGGTCACCCCCGAGGCCGCCCTGCCCGGCCGGCGGGAGTACCCCTTCGCCCTGCCGACCGAGCACCGGGTCCTCGAGGCCTCCCCCACCGGCCCGTGGCCCGAGGACACCGAGGTGCTCTTCGTCGCCATGGGCTGCTTCTGGGGCGCCGAGCGGATCATGTGGCGCCTGCCCGGGGTGCTCACGACCGCGGCCGGGTACATGGGCGGGTACACGCCGCACCCGTCGTACGAGGAGACCTGCACCGGGCAGACCGGGCACACCGAGGCCGTCCTCGTCGCCTACGACCCCGAGGAGATCCGGCCCGAGGAGATCCTCAAGGCGTTCTGGGAGAACCACGACCCGACGACGCCGAACCGGCAGGGCAACGACGTCGGCACGCAGTACCGCTCGGCGATCTACTGGACGACGCCCGAGCAGGAGGCGGCGGTGCGCGCCACGCACGACGCCTTCCAGGGCGAGCTGACCCGGCACGGGCACGGCTCGATCACCACCGAGGAGCGCCCGGCGAGCGAGGCGGGGGTCTTCTACTACGCCGAGCCGTACCACCAGCAGTACCTCGACGCGAACCCCGGTGGATATTGCAACCACGGGCCGAACGGCCTGACCTGCCAGGTCGGGCTCGTCCGCCAGGACGAGGTCCCGGCGCAGGTCGACGTCGAGCCGCCCGCCTGA
- a CDS encoding VOC family protein — protein MPHGDITHIDIPVSDIAAAQDFYSGLFGWQISAPPGFEDYPMWQAPNKISGGGLAPREDGFTQPRSYVEVDSIDETLAKVTESGGSVVMERSPISETSWWAIFADPDGNHIGLYEGTTEVGTG, from the coding sequence ATGCCGCACGGCGACATCACCCACATCGACATCCCCGTGAGCGACATCGCGGCCGCCCAGGACTTCTACTCCGGCCTCTTCGGCTGGCAGATCTCCGCCCCGCCCGGCTTCGAGGACTACCCGATGTGGCAGGCCCCGAACAAGATCAGCGGCGGTGGCCTCGCCCCGCGCGAGGACGGCTTCACCCAGCCCCGCAGCTACGTCGAGGTCGACTCCATCGACGAGACCCTCGCGAAGGTCACCGAGTCGGGCGGCAGCGTCGTCATGGAGCGCTCACCGATCAGCGAGACGAGCTGGTGGGCCATCTTCGCCGACCCCGACGGCAACCACATCGGCCTCTACGAGGGGACCACCGAGGTCGGCACGGGCTGA
- a CDS encoding NADPH-dependent 2,4-dienoyl-CoA reductase: protein MTDFPHLFEPLDLGFTTLRNRTIMGSMHTGLEDRARDFERLATFFAERAKGGVGLIVTGGFSPNLEGSFYPGSSKITTRREARRHRQITDAVHKEGGKIALQVLHAGRYAYSPIKVAPSAIKSPITPFVPRALSERGVRRQIRSYGRAAELAREAGYDGIEIMGSEGYFINQFLAPRTNKREDGWGGSAENRRRIAVEIVRTARAAVGEDFIILYRLSVLDLVEDGQTWEEIVALAKEIEAAGATIISTGIGWHEARVPTIVTSVPRAAFVDMAARLREHVSVPVVTSNRINMPDVAESILAAGKADLIQMARPFLADEDWAIKAQEGRVDEINTCIGCNQACLDHTFERKTASCLVNPRAAHETELVIGPTRTVKHVAVVGAGPAGLSAAVTAAQRGHRVELFEAGEDIGGQFAIAMRIPGKEEFAETVRYYRTQLDLTGVKVHLGTRADEETLSDFDEVVLATGVEPRVPQIEGIDHPKVLTYPQVVLGEVEVGPRVAVIGAGGIGVDVTEFLTTTHSPTLDLQAWEREWGIDADSDNRGGLVEPQVEPSPREVYLVQRKTTKIGAGLGKTTGWVHRAALKMKGVGQITGATYDRIDDAGLHITVDGEQRVLDVDHVVVCAGQESVRDLVEPLEAKGVKVTVIGGADVASELDAKRAIRQGTEVAAAL, encoded by the coding sequence ATGACCGACTTCCCGCACCTCTTCGAGCCGCTCGACCTCGGCTTCACCACCCTGCGCAACCGCACGATCATGGGGTCGATGCACACCGGCCTCGAGGACCGGGCGCGCGACTTCGAGCGGCTCGCGACCTTCTTCGCCGAGCGGGCGAAGGGGGGTGTGGGCCTCATCGTCACGGGCGGCTTCTCGCCGAACCTCGAGGGTTCCTTCTACCCGGGGTCCTCGAAGATCACGACCCGTCGCGAGGCCCGCCGCCACCGCCAGATCACCGACGCGGTGCACAAGGAGGGCGGGAAGATCGCCCTCCAGGTCCTGCACGCCGGCCGGTACGCGTACTCGCCGATCAAGGTGGCGCCCTCGGCGATCAAGTCGCCGATCACCCCCTTCGTCCCCCGGGCGCTCTCGGAGCGGGGCGTCCGCCGCCAGATCCGCTCGTACGGCCGCGCGGCCGAGCTGGCCCGCGAGGCGGGCTACGACGGCATCGAGATCATGGGCTCCGAGGGCTACTTCATCAACCAGTTCCTCGCGCCGCGCACGAACAAGCGCGAGGACGGCTGGGGCGGCTCGGCGGAGAACCGGCGCCGGATCGCCGTGGAGATCGTGCGTACCGCCCGGGCGGCGGTCGGCGAGGACTTCATCATCTTGTACCGACTCTCCGTGCTCGACCTCGTCGAGGACGGCCAGACCTGGGAGGAGATCGTCGCTCTCGCCAAGGAGATCGAGGCGGCCGGCGCGACGATCATCTCGACCGGCATCGGCTGGCACGAGGCGCGCGTCCCGACGATCGTCACCTCGGTGCCGCGGGCGGCCTTCGTCGACATGGCGGCCCGGCTGCGCGAGCACGTCTCCGTCCCCGTCGTCACGTCGAACCGGATCAACATGCCGGACGTCGCGGAGTCCATCCTCGCGGCGGGCAAGGCCGACCTCATCCAGATGGCGCGGCCCTTCCTCGCCGACGAGGACTGGGCGATCAAGGCGCAGGAGGGGCGCGTCGACGAGATCAACACGTGCATCGGCTGCAACCAGGCCTGCCTCGACCACACCTTCGAGCGCAAGACCGCGAGCTGCCTGGTCAACCCGCGCGCCGCTCACGAGACCGAGCTGGTCATCGGTCCGACCCGCACGGTCAAGCACGTCGCGGTCGTCGGTGCCGGACCGGCCGGGCTGTCCGCCGCGGTGACCGCCGCCCAGCGTGGCCACCGGGTCGAGCTCTTCGAGGCGGGGGAGGACATCGGCGGGCAGTTCGCCATCGCGATGCGCATCCCCGGCAAGGAGGAGTTCGCCGAGACGGTCCGCTACTACCGCACCCAGCTCGACCTCACCGGCGTCAAGGTCCACCTCGGGACGCGTGCCGACGAGGAGACGCTCTCGGACTTCGACGAGGTCGTCCTCGCGACCGGTGTCGAGCCACGCGTGCCGCAGATCGAGGGCATCGACCACCCGAAGGTGCTCACCTACCCCCAGGTCGTCCTCGGTGAGGTCGAGGTGGGACCGCGTGTCGCCGTCATCGGCGCGGGCGGCATCGGGGTCGACGTCACGGAGTTCCTCACGACGACGCACAGCCCGACCCTCGACCTGCAGGCGTGGGAGCGCGAGTGGGGGATCGACGCCGACTCCGACAACCGCGGCGGCCTCGTCGAGCCGCAGGTCGAGCCGTCGCCGCGCGAGGTCTACCTCGTGCAGCGCAAGACGACCAAGATCGGCGCCGGTCTCGGCAAGACGACCGGCTGGGTCCACCGCGCCGCCCTGAAGATGAAGGGCGTCGGCCAGATCACCGGCGCGACCTACGACCGGATCGACGACGCGGGCCTGCACATCACCGTCGACGGCGAGCAGCGTGTCCTCGACGTCGACCACGTCGTCGTCTGCGCGGGCCAGGAGTCGGTCCGTGACCTCGTCGAGCCGCTCGAGGCGAAGGGGGTCAAGGTCACCGTCATCGGTGGCGCCGACGTCGCCTCCGAGCTCGACGCGAAGCGTGCGATCCGTCAGGGGACGGAGGTCGCCGCGGCGTTGTGA
- a CDS encoding SGNH/GDSL hydrolase family protein, which translates to MSGVTRLAWRAATATGATALTGAALAGLGYGLIQVEGRIARRVVGRPFEGAPDDDGVYGAAPGDPVQLIVLGDSTAAGMGADTRYQTIGAIIATGLAAIMGRPVELTNEADIGAESSALTAQLSRALARVDHPDIAVILIGANDVTHRIDRSTAVRHLERTVRYLRTLDVPVVVGTCPDLGTVEPIPFPLNALLRRWSRELAAAQTVAVVEAGARTVSLADLLGPEFEASPSVMFSQDRFHPSAAGYARVASALLPSVAAALDAWPGGAERDTDPEPSRGEGLGSIDDAAGRAVETPGAEVSAATIDGRVAGPLGRWAVLRRRLVTPSPDATG; encoded by the coding sequence ATGAGCGGCGTGACACGACTCGCATGGCGAGCCGCGACGGCTACTGGTGCAACGGCGCTCACCGGCGCGGCCCTCGCCGGCCTCGGCTACGGCCTCATCCAGGTCGAGGGCCGGATCGCGCGGCGTGTCGTCGGTCGGCCCTTCGAGGGGGCGCCCGACGACGACGGCGTCTACGGCGCGGCCCCTGGCGACCCCGTCCAGCTCATCGTCCTCGGCGACTCCACCGCCGCCGGCATGGGCGCCGACACCCGCTACCAGACGATCGGCGCGATCATCGCGACCGGGCTCGCCGCGATCATGGGCCGCCCCGTCGAGCTGACGAACGAGGCGGACATCGGCGCCGAGTCCAGCGCTCTCACCGCCCAGCTCTCGCGGGCACTCGCCCGCGTGGACCACCCCGACATCGCGGTCATCCTCATCGGCGCCAACGACGTCACCCACCGGATCGACCGCAGCACCGCCGTGCGGCACCTCGAGCGGACCGTGCGCTACCTGCGGACCCTCGACGTGCCCGTCGTCGTCGGGACGTGCCCCGACCTCGGCACCGTCGAGCCGATCCCCTTCCCGCTCAACGCGCTGCTGCGCCGGTGGAGCCGCGAGCTGGCCGCCGCGCAGACCGTCGCCGTCGTCGAGGCCGGGGCGCGCACCGTCTCCCTGGCGGACCTGCTGGGACCCGAGTTCGAGGCCAGCCCGTCGGTGATGTTCAGCCAGGACCGGTTCCACCCCTCCGCCGCCGGGTACGCCCGCGTCGCGAGCGCGCTGCTGCCGAGCGTGGCGGCGGCGCTCGATGCCTGGCCGGGCGGGGCGGAGCGTGACACCGATCCGGAGCCCTCCCGCGGTGAGGGTCTGGGCTCGATCGACGACGCGGCCGGCCGCGCGGTCGAGACCCCCGGCGCCGAGGTGAGCGCGGCGACCATCGACGGCCGCGTGGCCGGGCCGCTGGGTCGCTGGGCGGTGCTGCGTCGCCGGCTGGTCACCCCTTCGCCCGACGCCACCGGCTGA